The following are from one region of the Hydrogenophaga sp. BPS33 genome:
- a CDS encoding Bug family tripartite tricarboxylate transporter substrate binding protein yields MKSTSFNRRGALTRTAQLLAVAAFGLPILSAHAAYPDKPIRLIVPFPAGGAGDTMARTLGERLTTEVGQQIIIDNRGGAGGATAAEAAVRSAPDGYTLFFGTMGTNAINVALYPKLRYDPIKDFAPVALTHINPRVLVVGPSVKAKNVAELIALAKSKPDGLTYGSAGSGSSGHLSGALFESIAGVKMLHVPYKGSAPLMADVLAGRVDLTFDSYTVYQEHIKTGKVTALAVTSRTRMGVAPDLPTLEQAGLKEYDVSNWLGVFAPAGTPADIVKSLNTAIGRAMATPELKKQLVSLGIEPAFSTPEALGTLVKNDIPKWAEIVKRSGATVD; encoded by the coding sequence ATGAAATCGACCTCCTTCAACCGCCGCGGCGCACTGACCCGCACCGCCCAACTCCTGGCCGTGGCCGCATTCGGTCTGCCCATACTCAGCGCGCACGCCGCCTACCCGGACAAGCCGATCCGCCTGATCGTGCCGTTCCCGGCCGGCGGCGCGGGCGACACCATGGCGCGCACGCTGGGCGAGCGCCTGACCACCGAGGTGGGCCAGCAAATCATCATCGACAACCGGGGCGGCGCGGGCGGCGCCACCGCGGCCGAAGCGGCGGTGCGCTCCGCGCCCGACGGCTACACGCTGTTCTTCGGCACCATGGGCACCAACGCCATCAACGTCGCGCTGTACCCCAAACTGCGCTACGACCCGATCAAGGATTTCGCGCCCGTGGCGCTCACGCACATCAACCCGCGCGTGCTGGTGGTGGGGCCTTCGGTGAAGGCGAAAAATGTGGCGGAGTTGATTGCGCTGGCCAAGAGCAAACCGGATGGGCTGACCTATGGCTCGGCCGGCAGTGGCAGTTCAGGGCACCTCTCGGGCGCGCTGTTCGAATCCATCGCGGGGGTGAAGATGCTGCACGTGCCGTACAAGGGCAGCGCGCCGCTGATGGCCGACGTGCTCGCGGGCCGTGTGGACCTGACCTTCGACTCCTACACCGTGTACCAGGAGCACATCAAGACCGGAAAGGTCACGGCGCTGGCGGTGACCTCGCGCACCCGCATGGGCGTGGCGCCCGACCTGCCCACCCTGGAGCAGGCGGGTCTGAAGGAATACGACGTGTCCAACTGGTTGGGCGTGTTCGCGCCCGCCGGCACGCCAGCGGACATCGTGAAGTCGCTCAACACCGCCATCGGCCGTGCGATGGCCACGCCCGAACTCAAGAAGCAACTGGTGTCGCTGGGCATCGAGCCGGCGTTCAGCACGCCCGAGGCCCTGGGCACGCTGGTGAAGAACGACATTCCGAAGTGGGCCGAGATCGTCAAGCGTTCGGGTGCCACGGTGGATTGA
- a CDS encoding enoyl-CoA hydratase/isomerase family protein, producing MNDLTQLTYQLDGHVATLTMNAPPVNALTRTLNDELTLALDRISEMDEVRAVLLTSAGKVFCAGADLKGRAENIKVAGDFSAHSRRTRECFHAIRECAKPVVVAVQGAALGSGLAMVASSDIIVVSDKASLGLPEVDVGLLGGCRHAMRLFSHSRLRRMALTGMRVGGEELYRLGIAEVCTTPEDLLPKAMEIAQTIASKSPVSTRMGKHTLNVIEDMSLRDGYRYEQDMTAQIGKTDDAKEAQRAFAEKRAPVFTGR from the coding sequence ATGAACGACCTGACCCAGCTGACTTACCAACTCGATGGCCACGTGGCCACGCTCACCATGAACGCCCCGCCGGTGAACGCGCTCACCCGCACGCTCAACGACGAACTCACGCTCGCGCTCGACCGCATTTCCGAAATGGACGAGGTGCGCGCCGTGCTGCTCACCAGCGCGGGCAAGGTGTTCTGCGCCGGTGCCGACCTGAAGGGCCGCGCGGAGAACATCAAGGTGGCGGGTGATTTCTCGGCCCACTCGCGCCGCACACGCGAATGCTTCCATGCCATTCGCGAGTGCGCGAAGCCGGTGGTGGTGGCCGTGCAAGGTGCCGCGCTCGGCTCGGGGCTGGCCATGGTGGCCTCGAGCGACATCATCGTGGTCTCGGACAAGGCCTCGCTGGGCCTGCCCGAGGTGGATGTGGGCCTGCTCGGTGGATGCCGCCACGCCATGCGCCTGTTCAGCCATTCGCGCCTGCGCCGCATGGCGCTCACCGGCATGCGCGTGGGCGGCGAAGAACTCTACCGCCTGGGCATCGCAGAAGTGTGCACCACGCCCGAAGATCTGCTACCCAAGGCGATGGAGATCGCGCAGACCATCGCGTCCAAGAGCCCCGTGTCCACCCGCATGGGCAAGCACACGCTCAACGTGATCGAAGACATGTCGCTGCGCGACGGCTACCGCTACGAGCAGGACATGACGGCGCAGATCGGCAAGACCGACGACGCCAAGGAAGCGCAGCGCGCCTTCGCCGAGAAGCGCGCACCGGTCTTCACCGGCCGATAA
- a CDS encoding tannase/feruloyl esterase family alpha/beta hydrolase, protein MKRSKLTWSALAVLAISGCGGGGSGDPVVSQPTEPIQLAPLAPNCEAIGDLVFDKTVFSSASRIADGAVSSGGVPMPEHCLIVGEINPRIGVNDVAYGIKFQLRLPLNWNGRFQFQGGGGVDGSVPNAYGTLRSSVMPALAQGSAVISSDMGHVGAGRDASFGLDPQARIDWGYNAVDKATQLGKAIVDRFYGNPAKYTYYVGCSGGGRQAMIASQRLPHLFDGVVAGAPILEQHAAQIGSMWGIQAFAAIAPLAADNKPILSQAFSTADQALIADGLLGACDGLDGAVDGLIENYQACRFNPAVLQCAGAKDATCLSADQVNALTKTMAGPRNSAGEQLYPGIPWETSIRGTTWRGNWLGTSATSTPNAARSTNQSIKYVFMTPPQPDFDYFQFNFDTDVALLTESAAITASTSTDYTVFKKKGGKAIIFTGNGDSLVNPAGVNRWYRNLVDDNGGLKATKEFAVFYNVPGMEHCSGGSALDVFDPVTPLYDWVEKGVKPPPMMATGSSFPGRTREICAYPLIARYKGFGDVNDPTSFRCEEGWP, encoded by the coding sequence ATGAAACGAAGCAAGTTGACCTGGAGTGCCTTGGCGGTGCTCGCCATCTCGGGGTGTGGTGGCGGTGGTTCGGGCGATCCCGTGGTCTCGCAACCCACCGAGCCTATTCAGCTGGCGCCGCTGGCGCCCAACTGCGAAGCCATTGGAGACCTCGTCTTTGACAAGACGGTGTTCTCCAGCGCCTCGCGCATCGCCGATGGTGCGGTGAGTTCGGGCGGTGTGCCCATGCCGGAACATTGCCTGATCGTGGGCGAAATCAATCCCCGCATCGGGGTGAACGACGTGGCCTACGGCATCAAGTTCCAACTGCGTTTGCCGCTGAACTGGAACGGGCGTTTCCAGTTCCAGGGTGGTGGTGGCGTGGATGGCTCGGTGCCCAACGCCTATGGCACCCTGCGCAGCAGCGTGATGCCCGCGTTGGCGCAAGGCTCGGCCGTGATCAGTTCGGATATGGGGCATGTCGGAGCCGGTCGCGACGCTTCCTTCGGCCTCGACCCGCAGGCGCGCATCGACTGGGGCTACAACGCCGTCGACAAGGCCACGCAACTGGGCAAGGCCATCGTGGACCGGTTCTACGGCAATCCCGCGAAGTACACCTACTACGTGGGTTGCTCGGGTGGCGGTCGGCAGGCCATGATCGCTTCGCAGCGTCTGCCCCATCTCTTCGATGGCGTGGTGGCGGGCGCGCCGATCCTGGAGCAACACGCGGCGCAGATCGGCTCGATGTGGGGCATCCAGGCCTTCGCCGCGATCGCGCCGCTGGCCGCCGACAACAAGCCCATCCTCAGCCAGGCGTTCTCCACCGCCGACCAGGCCCTCATCGCCGATGGCCTGCTGGGCGCGTGCGACGGGTTGGACGGCGCGGTCGATGGTTTGATCGAGAACTACCAGGCCTGCCGTTTCAATCCCGCTGTGCTGCAGTGCGCGGGTGCGAAGGACGCCACCTGCCTGAGCGCGGATCAGGTGAACGCCTTGACCAAGACCATGGCCGGGCCCCGGAACAGCGCGGGCGAGCAGCTCTACCCCGGCATTCCCTGGGAAACCAGCATCCGGGGCACCACGTGGCGCGGCAACTGGCTGGGCACCTCGGCCACCAGCACGCCCAATGCGGCGCGATCCACCAACCAGTCGATCAAGTACGTGTTCATGACGCCGCCGCAGCCCGACTTCGATTACTTCCAGTTCAACTTCGACACGGACGTGGCGTTGTTGACGGAATCGGCAGCGATCACCGCGTCCACCAGCACCGACTACACGGTCTTCAAGAAGAAAGGTGGCAAGGCCATCATCTTCACGGGCAATGGAGACTCGCTGGTCAATCCTGCCGGGGTGAACCGCTGGTACCGCAATCTCGTGGACGACAACGGCGGCCTGAAGGCAACGAAGGAATTCGCGGTGTTCTACAACGTGCCAGGCATGGAGCATTGCTCGGGTGGCTCCGCGCTCGACGTGTTCGACCCTGTGACGCCGCTCTACGACTGGGTGGAGAAGGGCGTGAAGCCGCCACCCATGATGGCCACCGGCAGCAGCTTCCCGGGCCGTACACGCGAGATTTGCGCCTATCCCTTGATCGCGCGCTACAAGGGATTCGGCGACGTGAACGATCCGACCAGCTTCCGTTGCGAGGAAGGGTGGCCTTGA
- a CDS encoding DUF1028 domain-containing protein — protein sequence MTFSVLARCERTGMFGMAIATRPIAIGAKCPFVRPKIGGLVVQANGDPRLGALGLKLLEMGYSAEKVLKELLDSDGADNIPWRQISVVDKDGRTAAHTGATNEAWAGHVVRRNLVVIGNRLSNDKVAQAMADGFENADGELAHKLLASLEAGRDAGGQVAGQYSTALQVHHERSYAWVDLRVDEHDEPIAELRRIYGLYVPLIPYYQERPSNPSLPRDDDWRKELGIQGGPR from the coding sequence ATGACTTTTTCAGTTCTTGCTCGCTGCGAACGCACCGGCATGTTCGGCATGGCCATCGCCACACGCCCCATCGCCATTGGCGCCAAGTGCCCCTTCGTGCGTCCCAAAATCGGCGGGCTCGTGGTCCAGGCCAATGGCGATCCGCGCCTGGGCGCGCTCGGGCTCAAGCTGCTGGAGATGGGTTACTCGGCAGAGAAAGTGCTCAAGGAACTGCTGGACAGTGACGGTGCCGACAACATTCCGTGGCGCCAGATTTCGGTGGTCGACAAGGATGGCCGCACGGCCGCGCACACCGGTGCGACCAATGAGGCGTGGGCTGGCCACGTCGTGCGCCGCAATCTGGTGGTCATCGGCAACCGCTTGTCCAACGACAAGGTGGCGCAGGCGATGGCCGATGGGTTCGAGAACGCCGATGGCGAACTCGCGCACAAGCTGCTGGCTTCGCTGGAAGCGGGCCGAGACGCGGGTGGTCAGGTGGCGGGGCAGTACTCGACCGCGCTGCAAGTCCACCACGAACGCAGCTACGCGTGGGTCGACTTGCGCGTGGACGAACACGACGAACCCATCGCCGAACTGCGGCGCATCTACGGCCTGTATGTGCCGCTGATTCCGTACTACCAGGAACGCCCGTCCAACCCTTCTCTGCCGCGCGACGACGACTGGCGCAAGGAACTGGGCATCCAGGGCGGCCCGCGCTAA
- a CDS encoding Bug family tripartite tricarboxylate transporter substrate binding protein, producing MSLRPFFATRRGWTLSLLATLACGIAPIAHAQALAWPALPIKLVSPWPAGGSNDTFSRLLATRLTTSLGQPVVVDNRPGATGTLGVSQVARAPADGYTLVMGSSPTHATAPSIYPQLSYNPIRDFAPVTLVGSSANVLVVHPSLPVRSVSELITLARSQPGKLSYASAGNGSSQHLSAELFNAMAGVQMLHVPYKGAAPAITDIVAGHVSLGFHNMVDVLPHVKAGTLRLIAVTSAKRSKALPDAPTIAESGVPGYQAEVWFGVFAPAQTPRPIVDRLHREFTQALAEPEVRGKFDAAGLEVVGSGPEAFARYLQEEVTKWSDIVRRADVKPN from the coding sequence ATGTCCTTGCGCCCATTCTTTGCCACCCGCCGTGGCTGGACCCTCTCGCTGCTGGCCACGCTGGCCTGTGGCATCGCGCCGATCGCGCATGCACAGGCGCTGGCATGGCCCGCCCTTCCCATCAAGCTGGTCAGCCCCTGGCCGGCCGGCGGCAGCAACGACACCTTCTCCCGCCTGCTGGCCACGCGTCTGACCACTTCGCTCGGTCAACCCGTCGTGGTCGACAACCGGCCAGGCGCCACCGGCACGCTGGGCGTGAGCCAGGTGGCACGCGCGCCGGCCGATGGGTACACACTGGTCATGGGCAGTTCGCCCACGCACGCCACGGCGCCCAGCATCTACCCGCAGCTGAGCTACAACCCCATCCGGGACTTCGCGCCGGTCACCCTGGTGGGCTCATCCGCCAACGTGTTGGTGGTGCATCCCTCTTTGCCCGTGCGCAGCGTGAGCGAACTCATCACCCTGGCCCGTTCACAACCCGGCAAGCTCAGCTACGCGTCGGCCGGCAACGGGTCGTCTCAGCACCTCTCTGCCGAGCTGTTCAACGCAATGGCAGGGGTCCAGATGCTCCACGTGCCCTACAAGGGTGCGGCCCCTGCCATCACAGACATCGTGGCCGGCCACGTGAGCCTCGGTTTTCACAACATGGTCGACGTGCTGCCGCATGTCAAGGCCGGCACCTTGCGCCTGATTGCCGTGACCTCGGCCAAACGCAGCAAAGCGCTGCCGGACGCCCCCACCATCGCCGAGTCGGGCGTGCCCGGCTACCAGGCTGAAGTCTGGTTTGGCGTGTTCGCGCCGGCGCAGACACCGCGCCCCATCGTGGACCGACTGCACCGCGAGTTCACCCAGGCACTGGCCGAACCGGAGGTGCGCGGCAAGTTCGACGCGGCGGGTCTGGAAGTGGTCGGCAGCGGCCCCGAGGCGTTCGCGCGCTACCTGCAGGAAGAAGTGACCAAGTGGTCCGACATCGTTCGCCGGGCCGATGTCAAACCCAATTGA
- a CDS encoding FadR/GntR family transcriptional regulator yields the protein MGLRTFDEAAEKVRDLLFNGALRPGDRLPAERELCTLLGISRPALREALRSLEAGGLLEMRPGKYGGTFITAGKASVVSGAMSDLLRLGSVSIAELFEARRWIQGAVVKAACERLTDAQIDALEQNVDEAEVAHAEGRYEDRIRINVEFHNMLADGSANSVAAIVVRGLTHAWQALMAEVGSDQVSGGIAYRRDLIAALRNRDSEAATLALSQILSTSEALYKNLAKQRRQALIDQATIAPAEEQPAAAAVLPRLKKASTVSKAGGKTPAASARKPVAAKPAARPASATATRRKAG from the coding sequence ATGGGTTTGCGCACATTCGACGAAGCGGCCGAGAAGGTCAGGGACTTGCTGTTCAATGGCGCACTGCGTCCAGGCGACAGGCTGCCCGCCGAGCGCGAACTGTGTACCCTGCTCGGCATCAGCAGACCCGCGTTGCGCGAAGCGCTTCGCTCGCTGGAGGCCGGTGGTCTACTGGAGATGCGTCCAGGAAAGTACGGCGGCACCTTCATCACCGCCGGCAAAGCCAGCGTGGTCTCGGGCGCCATGTCGGACCTTCTGCGGCTGGGCAGCGTATCGATTGCCGAGCTGTTCGAAGCGCGTCGGTGGATCCAGGGTGCAGTCGTCAAAGCAGCATGCGAGCGACTGACCGACGCGCAGATCGACGCACTGGAACAAAACGTCGACGAAGCCGAGGTGGCTCACGCCGAAGGCCGCTATGAAGACCGCATCCGCATCAACGTGGAGTTCCACAACATGCTGGCCGACGGCTCGGCCAACAGCGTGGCGGCCATCGTGGTGCGCGGCCTCACCCATGCCTGGCAGGCGCTCATGGCAGAGGTCGGGTCTGACCAGGTCTCGGGCGGCATCGCCTACCGGCGCGATCTGATCGCGGCCTTGAGAAACCGGGATTCGGAAGCCGCGACGCTGGCACTGTCCCAGATCCTTAGCACGTCCGAGGCACTCTACAAGAACCTTGCCAAACAACGCAGACAGGCGCTGATCGACCAAGCGACCATTGCCCCAGCCGAAGAACAGCCGGCGGCGGCGGCGGTCCTCCCGCGTTTGAAGAAAGCCAGCACCGTGTCAAAGGCAGGCGGGAAGACGCCGGCGGCATCGGCCCGCAAGCCCGTCGCGGCCAAGCCCGCAGCCAGGCCGGCATCGGCCACAGCCACACGCCGCAAAGCCGGCTGA
- the kynA gene encoding tryptophan 2,3-dioxygenase yields the protein MCPHHPTESGKPEDIVREEGAQLDFSRDMSYGDYLQLDAILNAQKPLSPAHDEMLFIVQHQTSELWMKLMLHELRAAIANIAHDELQPAFKMLARVSKILEQLVHAWDVLATMTPPEYSALRPYLAQSSGFQSHQYRCIEFAMGNKNAAMLKPHAHRPDLLAIVQAAYEAPSLYDETLRLLARRGLPVPESHTQRDWTQPYEASDAVEQGWLEVYRHPKDHWDLYQLGEELTDLEDAFRLWRFRHVTTVERVIGFKRGTGGTGGVSYLRKMLDVVLFPEIWRLRTDL from the coding sequence ATGTGCCCCCACCACCCCACCGAATCCGGCAAGCCCGAAGACATCGTGCGCGAAGAAGGCGCACAACTCGACTTCAGCCGCGACATGAGTTACGGCGACTACCTGCAGCTTGACGCCATCCTCAACGCGCAGAAGCCGCTCTCGCCGGCGCATGACGAGATGCTCTTCATCGTGCAACACCAGACCAGCGAACTCTGGATGAAGCTCATGCTGCACGAACTGCGCGCGGCCATCGCGAACATCGCGCACGACGAGCTGCAGCCCGCGTTCAAGATGCTGGCGCGCGTCAGCAAGATCCTGGAACAACTGGTGCATGCCTGGGACGTGCTCGCCACCATGACGCCGCCCGAGTACAGCGCGCTGCGCCCCTACCTCGCGCAGTCCAGCGGTTTCCAGAGCCACCAGTACCGCTGCATCGAATTCGCAATGGGCAACAAGAACGCGGCCATGCTCAAACCGCATGCGCACCGGCCCGATCTGCTGGCGATCGTGCAGGCCGCCTACGAGGCGCCATCGCTCTACGACGAAACCCTGCGCCTGCTCGCGCGGCGCGGCCTGCCCGTGCCCGAGAGCCACACGCAACGCGACTGGACCCAACCCTACGAAGCCAGCGACGCGGTGGAGCAGGGCTGGCTGGAGGTCTACCGCCATCCCAAGGACCATTGGGACCTGTACCAGTTGGGCGAAGAACTCACCGACCTCGAAGACGCCTTCCGCCTCTGGCGTTTCCGGCATGTGACCACGGTGGAACGCGTGATCGGCTTCAAGCGCGGCACCGGAGGCACAGGGGGTGTGAGCTACCTGCGCAAGATGCTGGACGTGGTGCTGTTCCCGGAGATCTGGCGTTTGCGCACGGACTTGTGA
- the kynU gene encoding kynureninase gives MNTTLQDCRARDAQDPLRALRELFHIPNNTVYLDGNSLGAMPRSAPARVADVVTREWGADLIQSWNTNGWFQMPGKVGDKIARLIGAAPGTVVATDSTSVNLFKVLSAAFHLASADKPGRKRIVSERSNFPTDLYIAEALCKERGFELQLVEPEEIATALTPDVAVLMLTHVNYRTGAMHDMPAVTATAHQAGALMLWDLAHSAGAVPVDLTAADADYAVGCGYKYLNGGPGAPAFVWVHPRHADRFWQPLAGWWGHATPFEFTPDYRPAAGITRYQCGTQPMISLAALECGVDTVLAADALGGMAALRRKSLALTDLFIALVHERCDGHGLGLATPLDHAQRGSQVCLTKDEGAYAIVQALIARGVIGDFRAGDDQRHKDILRFGFTPLYIGFEDVWHAVEHLRQVLQSGEWQRPEFNTKHAVT, from the coding sequence ATGAACACCACCCTTCAAGACTGCCGCGCGCGCGACGCCCAAGACCCCCTGCGCGCGCTGCGCGAGCTCTTCCACATCCCGAACAACACGGTCTACCTGGACGGCAACTCGCTGGGCGCCATGCCGCGCAGCGCGCCCGCGCGGGTGGCCGATGTGGTGACGCGCGAATGGGGCGCCGACCTCATCCAGAGCTGGAACACGAACGGCTGGTTCCAGATGCCCGGCAAGGTCGGCGACAAGATCGCGCGCTTGATCGGCGCCGCGCCCGGCACCGTGGTGGCCACCGACAGCACCTCGGTCAACCTGTTCAAAGTTCTCTCGGCCGCGTTCCACCTGGCCAGCGCCGACAAGCCCGGACGCAAGCGCATCGTGAGCGAGCGCAGCAACTTCCCGACCGACCTCTACATCGCCGAAGCCTTGTGCAAGGAGCGCGGCTTCGAACTGCAGCTGGTCGAACCCGAAGAGATCGCCACCGCGCTCACGCCCGATGTGGCCGTGCTCATGCTCACCCACGTGAACTACCGCACCGGCGCCATGCACGACATGCCCGCCGTCACCGCCACCGCACACCAGGCCGGCGCGCTCATGCTGTGGGACCTCGCGCACAGCGCAGGCGCCGTGCCCGTGGACCTCACCGCCGCAGATGCCGACTACGCCGTGGGCTGCGGCTACAAGTACCTCAACGGCGGCCCTGGAGCGCCCGCCTTTGTGTGGGTCCACCCGCGCCACGCCGACCGTTTCTGGCAACCGCTGGCCGGCTGGTGGGGCCACGCCACGCCGTTCGAGTTCACGCCCGACTACCGCCCTGCCGCCGGCATCACCCGCTACCAGTGCGGCACCCAACCCATGATCAGCCTGGCCGCGCTCGAATGCGGTGTGGACACCGTGCTCGCGGCCGACGCACTCGGCGGCATGGCCGCACTGCGGCGCAAGTCGCTCGCGCTGACCGATCTCTTCATCGCACTCGTGCACGAGCGCTGCGATGGACACGGCCTGGGCCTGGCCACGCCACTGGACCACGCGCAACGCGGCTCGCAGGTCTGTCTCACGAAAGACGAAGGCGCCTACGCGATCGTGCAAGCGCTCATCGCGCGCGGCGTGATCGGCGACTTCCGCGCGGGCGATGACCAACGACACAAAGACATCCTGCGCTTCGGTTTCACGCCGCTTTACATCGGCTTCGAAGACGTGTGGCACGCCGTGGAGCACCTGCGCCAGGTGCTGCAGAGCGGCGAATGGCAACGCCCCGAGTTCAACACCAAACATGCGGTGACCTGA
- the kynB gene encoding arylformamidase, translating to MKKLWDISPPVHADAPVFPGDTRYAQQWSATIGPGCPVNVSAITLSPHVGAHADAPLHYDANGASIGQVPLDAFLGPCRVVHAIGKGPLVRPEHIAHALKDLPPRVLVRVYAHQPQDAFDNALPAFAPETIEQLADLGVVLIGIDSASIDPAESKTLESHQVIRRRGLRVLENLLLDDVPEGDYELIALPLNLTTADASPVRAVLRSLT from the coding sequence ATGAAAAAGCTCTGGGACATCTCGCCGCCGGTCCATGCGGACGCACCCGTCTTTCCGGGTGACACGCGGTATGCGCAGCAATGGTCGGCCACCATCGGGCCGGGCTGTCCGGTCAACGTCAGCGCCATCACGCTGTCGCCGCACGTGGGCGCGCATGCCGATGCGCCGCTGCACTACGACGCCAACGGCGCATCGATCGGCCAGGTGCCGCTCGACGCTTTCCTCGGACCCTGCCGCGTGGTCCACGCGATCGGCAAAGGCCCGCTGGTGCGGCCCGAGCACATCGCCCACGCGTTGAAAGACTTGCCGCCCCGCGTGCTGGTGCGCGTGTACGCGCACCAGCCGCAAGACGCGTTCGACAACGCACTGCCCGCCTTCGCGCCCGAAACCATCGAACAGCTGGCCGACCTCGGTGTGGTGCTGATCGGCATCGACAGCGCCAGCATCGACCCCGCCGAGAGCAAGACGCTAGAGAGCCACCAGGTCATCCGCCGGCGCGGCCTGCGCGTGCTGGAAAACCTGCTGCTCGACGACGTGCCCGAAGGCGACTACGAACTGATCGCCCTGCCCTTGAATCTCACCACCGCGGACGCGAGCCCTGTGCGCGCCGTCCTGAGATCCCTGACATGA
- a CDS encoding YkgJ family cysteine cluster protein: MSACTTCGACCACFRVDFSVHEGEELGGTVPAGLSAEVNHSLLRMRGTDHSPPRCAALSGKVGVKALCGIYEWRPSPCREFEEGSDACLRARQRHGLPALPLH; this comes from the coding sequence TTGAGCGCCTGCACGACCTGTGGCGCGTGCTGCGCCTGCTTCCGCGTCGACTTCTCGGTCCACGAAGGGGAAGAGCTGGGCGGCACGGTGCCCGCCGGCCTGTCGGCCGAGGTGAATCACAGCCTTTTGCGCATGCGCGGCACCGACCACTCGCCGCCCCGTTGCGCCGCGCTCTCGGGCAAGGTCGGCGTGAAGGCCCTCTGCGGCATCTACGAATGGCGACCATCGCCCTGCCGCGAGTTCGAAGAAGGCAGTGACGCCTGCCTCCGCGCACGGCAGCGCCATGGCCTGCCTGCGCTGCCGCTGCACTAA
- a CDS encoding class I SAM-dependent methyltransferase, which yields MQALLDAIAQIEPSPDARRVFHGRGGLYPGCEHLSLDSFAPVWVLTSFKPLDDHMLAAVHRALSQRWAKIAPNEPLNWVYQCRHDSQSETRLMAGAVPDPHVVSERGARYRVHVLRGQNHGLFLDMAEGRQWVREHARGHKVLNLFAYTCAFSITALQGGAKQVVNVDMAAGAMAIGQQNHALNGLSSGAGFLAHDIFKTWGKINRSGPYGLVIVDPPSYQKGSFVATKDYLRLMRRLPDLLRPEGRVLLCLNAPELSTDFLQEQMREAAPELIFEERLPNPATFADVAPERALKVLLYRAPALAA from the coding sequence ATGCAAGCCCTGCTCGACGCGATCGCGCAGATCGAACCTTCACCCGATGCGCGCCGCGTCTTTCATGGGCGCGGCGGTCTGTACCCGGGTTGCGAGCACCTCTCGCTAGACAGCTTTGCGCCGGTCTGGGTGCTCACCAGTTTCAAGCCGCTGGACGATCACATGCTCGCGGCCGTGCACCGTGCGCTGTCGCAACGCTGGGCGAAGATCGCGCCGAACGAGCCGCTGAACTGGGTCTACCAGTGCCGGCACGACAGCCAGAGCGAAACGCGCCTGATGGCCGGCGCGGTGCCCGACCCGCACGTGGTGAGCGAACGCGGCGCGCGCTACCGCGTGCACGTGCTGCGCGGGCAGAACCACGGCCTGTTCCTCGACATGGCCGAAGGCCGCCAATGGGTGCGTGAGCATGCGCGCGGTCACAAGGTGCTCAACCTGTTCGCCTACACCTGTGCCTTTTCCATCACCGCCTTGCAAGGCGGTGCGAAGCAGGTGGTGAATGTGGACATGGCGGCCGGCGCGATGGCCATCGGTCAGCAGAACCACGCGCTCAACGGGCTGTCGTCGGGCGCGGGTTTTCTGGCGCACGACATCTTCAAGACCTGGGGCAAGATCAACCGCAGCGGCCCGTACGGCCTGGTGATCGTCGATCCGCCGAGCTACCAGAAGGGCAGCTTTGTCGCCACCAAAGACTACCTGCGCCTCATGCGCCGCCTGCCCGACCTGCTGCGCCCTGAGGGCCGCGTGCTGCTGTGCCTGAACGCGCCCGAACTCAGCACGGACTTCCTTCAGGAGCAGATGCGCGAAGCCGCGCCCGAGCTGATATTCGAAGAGCGACTGCCCAACCCGGCCACGTTTGCCGACGTCGCACCCGAGCGCGCGCTCAAGGTGCTGCTGTACCGCGCACCCGCGCTTGCTGCATGA